The Cellulomonas shaoxiangyii sequence GCCGCGATCAGCCGGTTGCGCTGCAGGAACCGGCTGCGGGTGGGCGCCGCTCCGGGTGGGACCTCGCTGATGACCGCGCCGCCCGTGTGCACGGCCTCCTCCAGCAGTCGCGCGTTGCCGACGGGGTAGGCGCGGTCGACCCCACCGGCGAGGACGACGAGCGTGGACCCCTCGGCGACGAGGGCGCCCCGGTGTGCGGCCGCGTCGATGCCGTACGCACCCCCGGAGACGACCTGCCACCCGCGGCGCGCCAGGTCGACCGCGAGGTCGACCGCCACGCGTTCGCCGTACCCCGTGCAGGCGCGCGCCCCCACGAGCGCGACCGACCGACGGCGGTGCAGGCCGTCGCCGCGCACCCACAGCGCGAACGGGGCCGCCGTGCCCAGGTCGTCCAGCCCCGTGGGCCACTGCGGGTCACCGGGCACCACGACCCGTGCGCCGACGTGCGCCGCCGCATCGGCGTCGCGGTCGGCGTCGACGTGCGGCCGCCGGACGGCCCATCGCCGCAACGCGGTGCTCACCCGTCGGCGGACGACCTCGCCGCCGGTGCCGGCGTGCGCACCCAGCGCAGCCCAGTCCGGGCGTCCCGTCACGGCGGCGTCCACCCACGCGAGGGCGTCGTGGGCGCCGCACGCCTGGACCAGCGCCCCCGCGACCTCGTCCCCCGGCTCGACGAGCGCACTCCACGTCGCCCGGGCGCGGCGGTCGGCCTCCGCGGTGCTCACGCCCCGTGCCCCCGCGTGCGCAGGGCCAGTGCGCGCGCGACGTCCGGGCGCGCCGGGGCCGCCCGTCCGTCCAGGTCCGCGAGCGTCCACGCGACGCGCAGGACCCGGTCGGCGCCACGCAGGGTCAGCGTCCCGCGGTCGACCGCCCGGTGCAGGTCCGCCAGCAGGCGGGCGTCGGCGCCGAGCGCCGCGTGCAGCGCACGGGCGGGCACCTCGCCGTTCGTGCGCCAGCCACCCGCGCGCCAGCGCTCCCGCTGGGTCTCGCGCGCGTCCCGCACGCGCGCCGCCACGGCCGCGCTCCCCTCCCCCGGCGCGTCGGCCGAGCGTGAGGGCGGGACCTCCAGCTGGAGGTCGACCCGGTCGAGGAGCGGACCCGACAGCTTGCCGAAGTACCGGCGGCGCTGCTCGGGGCGGCACGTGCAGTCGAGCCCCTTGCCCACGGCGCGCCCGCACGGGCACGGGTTGGCCGCGAGGACGAGCTGGAACCGGGCCGGGTACCGCGCGGTCCCCCCGGCGCGGTGCAGCACGAGCTCGCCGTGCTCGAGCGGCTGGCGCAGCGTCTGCAGGACCCCGGTCGTGAACTCGGGCGCCTCGTCGAGGAACAGGACGCCGCGGTGCGCACGCGAGGCGGCCCCGGGTCGAGGCAGCCCCGACCCGCCGCCCACCACACTCGCCGCGGTCGCGGTGTGGTGCGGGTCCTCGAACGGCGGCCGGCGCAGGAGGCCGTGCGCCGGGTCGAACGTGCCGGCCACGGAGTGCACGGCCGTCACCTCCACGGCGTCCGCCTCGCCGAGGTCGGGCAGCAGACCCGGCAGGCGGGCCGCCAGCATCGTCTTGCCCGTGCCGGGCGGCCCGACGAGAAGCAGGTGGTGCCCGCCCGCCGCGGCGACCTCGACGCCGAGGCGGGCGTCCTCCTGCCCGCGCACGTCGGCGAGGTCGAGCACCTCGACGGCACCCCGCCGGGGCGGGACGTCGGGCACGGGCTCCACCTCGGGCACCACCACGTCGGCCCCGTGCCGGGCCGCCACCTGCGCGAGGTGCTCGGCCGCCAGGACCTCGGCACCCGGGACGAGCCGCGCCTCGGCCGCGTTGCCCGCCGGCACGACCACGCGTGGCCGCCCGGCGGCGACCGCGGCCGCCACGGCGGGCAGCACGCCGCGCACCGGCCGCACGCGCCCGTCCAGCCCCAGCTCACCGACGTGCACCCACGCAGCCACGGACGTCGCGTCCACCACGCCGGCGCCCGCCAGGGTCGCCACCGCCACGGCCAGGTCGAACCCGGAGCCCGTCTTGGGCAGCGTCGCGGGCGAGAGGTTCACGGTGATGCGGCGGTTCGGCCACGCCAGCCCGGACGACGTGACGGCGGCCCGGACGCGGTCCCGCGACTCCGCGAGTGACGCGTCGGGCAGGCCGACGAGGCTGAACGCGGGCAGCGACGTGGCCAGGTGGGCCTCCACCTCGACCACGTGGCCGTGCAGGCCGACCAGCGCGACGGCGCACGTGCGCCCGAGCACTCAGACCACCCCCGCCAGGTGCTCGACCGTGGGGCGCCCCCGGGCCTGCAGGGTGACCGCCACGACGTCGACGCGCACCGATCGCGCCGCCACGTCGTGCGCGCTCAGCCAGGCTGCGGTGAGGCGCCGCAGGCGTGCGAGCTTGCGCGCCGTCACCGCCTCCGCGGGGTGCCC is a genomic window containing:
- the dprA gene encoding DNA-processing protein DprA, whose product is MSTAEADRRARATWSALVEPGDEVAGALVQACGAHDALAWVDAAVTGRPDWAALGAHAGTGGEVVRRRVSTALRRWAVRRPHVDADRDADAAAHVGARVVVPGDPQWPTGLDDLGTAAPFALWVRGDGLHRRRSVALVGARACTGYGERVAVDLAVDLARRGWQVVSGGAYGIDAAAHRGALVAEGSTLVVLAGGVDRAYPVGNARLLEEAVHTGGAVISEVPPGAAPTRSRFLQRNRLIAATARATVVVEAAWRSGAASTAHHAARLLRPVGAVPGPVTSAASAGCHRLLRDGVAVCVTDAAEVVELAGDVGADAAQAPTQVGAPGDGLAPLARRVLDAVPRRGGRTVDDVAVRGGTTHAEARDMLGLLELDGLVRRVGGGWVLEADEQRPG
- a CDS encoding YifB family Mg chelatase-like AAA ATPase; translation: MLGRTCAVALVGLHGHVVEVEAHLATSLPAFSLVGLPDASLAESRDRVRAAVTSSGLAWPNRRITVNLSPATLPKTGSGFDLAVAVATLAGAGVVDATSVAAWVHVGELGLDGRVRPVRGVLPAVAAAVAAGRPRVVVPAGNAAEARLVPGAEVLAAEHLAQVAARHGADVVVPEVEPVPDVPPRRGAVEVLDLADVRGQEDARLGVEVAAAGGHHLLLVGPPGTGKTMLAARLPGLLPDLGEADAVEVTAVHSVAGTFDPAHGLLRRPPFEDPHHTATAASVVGGGSGLPRPGAASRAHRGVLFLDEAPEFTTGVLQTLRQPLEHGELVLHRAGGTARYPARFQLVLAANPCPCGRAVGKGLDCTCRPEQRRRYFGKLSGPLLDRVDLQLEVPPSRSADAPGEGSAAVAARVRDARETQRERWRAGGWRTNGEVPARALHAALGADARLLADLHRAVDRGTLTLRGADRVLRVAWTLADLDGRAAPARPDVARALALRTRGHGA